The window CTGTCTGTACGTCTTCCCGGCACTGGATTCGCTCGCGGTCAACGCGGCGATTTCGAAGTCCGGGTGGGGGTCGAGAAGCTGAATCAGTCGTTGTCCGACGGCACCGGTTGCGCCGAGTACGCCTACTCGTACTGCCATTTTCCCGTATTCCGAGTTGAGCCCGCAAAACCGTTTGGGTTTTCGTCTCATTCCCATGATCGAATATCAGGTTCGAGCTCGAACTCCCCGGACGGCGCCGCTGGCCGGCGTCACCGGAGCGTATAGAAGAAATTAAGAAAACGGAGCGCCACCGACGAACAAATGCATCACCGACAGGCCCAGTCCGGAACCGCCGTTGGACGGCCGGCTGACTGCCCTTCGAGACACAGCCGGGACTCGATCTCAACCTCGACTACAACCGATCGCCGATCGGCGGGGTGGTCCCGATGACGAGCGCGACCACGAGTTCGGCTGACTCGGGGCTGTTCGATACGCCCTTTAGTATCGGCGCGGCCGTCGTCGCCCTCCTGTGTTTCCTCGTCGGGATCTTCATGGCGTGGACCGGCTATCAGGGTGGTACGCTTCCGGTCGCCGGGACAGAACTGAACATCGTCACGGGCATGGCCGGCCTCATGATCACCGCGTTCTTCGGCGTGGTCGCGCTTTTCGCCGCGATCTACATGGAACCCGGCTTCGATCACTGATCCGTTCTCGACCGCTGCTCTTTCGGTCTCGCTCGCCGTTCCGTTTTTCTGCTCGGTTTCGACTCGGTTTCGACGCACTCGCCATCGTCATCTCTACCCGTTCGAGACGGTGATGGCCCACTAGTGGAAGTGAAAGCGTTCGAGCCGTGCTCGTGAGAAAGAACAAGCGACAAACGATCGGCTCACCAGTTGCTCGAGGTCGAACTGGTGATGCTGGTGAACTCGAGACAAGACAAAACGCTGCCTTACGCGGTCGCCTGCGAACCCTTCTTCCGCGTCACGTAGCCTGCAATACGGTTCCGAACGCCCTTGGACTCGACGTTCGTGAGTTTCTCGACGCTGTCCTTGTTCTGTTCGAAGTCGGTCGTGAACGCGTCCGGGTACCGCTCCAGGAGGAGGTTCCCGGTCTTCTTGACGTAGGCCGGTTTGATTGCCATGTGGGGAGGTTCCGTCCAGAGGCTCTTAATCCCTTTCTCTTGTTCGTCCGCGGAGCCCGCCCTCTCGACGGTCCACGGGAG is drawn from Halopiger aswanensis and contains these coding sequences:
- a CDS encoding 30S ribosomal protein S17e; the protein is MAIKPAYVKKTGNLLLERYPDAFTTDFEQNKDSVEKLTNVESKGVRNRIAGYVTRKKGSQATA